TTTCTAAAAGATATGTAAATATTTAGTTCATTTCTGCAAAATGGATTCAAACCACAAAAAGTTTATTATTCAAAAAAAAGGATATTTTATTAACTATAGAGAAATAATTAATCATCAATAAAAAGGGGGTTATTTATTTTGTCTAAATTCTTTTCAGATTTGCCAACGAAAGAAACTACAATCTTTAATCATCGTGGAAATAAAATTATAACAGCGGATAAAGAAATTGAGATTTTAGCTAGGTTTGATGAACCATTAATCGTTGTGCTCGGTTCGGTGCTCGATCATGATGAGTGTGATGCATTAATCGAATTGTCAAAAAATCATCTTAAACGTTCAAAAATTGGCTCTTCACGAGAATTAAGTGACATTCGAACAAGTAGCGGTGCATTTTTAAATGTTCCTGATAACGAAGTCATTAAACGAATTGAAAAGAGACTGGCTTCTATTATTGATATCCCTACCGAGCATGGGGAGGGCTTACATATTTTAAATTACCAACCTGGACAAGAATACAAAGAGCATTACGATTATTTCGCATCAACGAGTAAAGCGGCGAGCAACAACCGAATTGCCACTTTTGTCTTATACTTAAATGATGTGGAAGAAGGCGGTCAAACATCTTTCCCAAAATTAAATCTATCCGTCTCCCCCAAAAAAGGGATGGCCGTATACTTTGAATACTTTTACAATGATAGCGCACTAAATGAATTAACATTGCACGGCGGCGCTCCTGTGATTCAAGGAGAAAAATGGATTGCTACCCAATGGATTCGCCGTCAAAAAATCAGTAATCTTGATTAACCTATAGTAACAGTAACCAATTTTAAAACCTGCTCAAAATGTTTGAGATACGTGATTTGCAGACAGTAATTTAAATCACAATGAATTTGGTCCCGAAGATTTTATTGTTTGTCTGTTAAAAAAAGTATAACTCGAGCTGGATAAAAAATGTTTCTTTATACAGTCAATGTTCCCAAACACCGGTTTGGGAATGTTACACTTAACAAAAATATCCATTTTTTAAAATAAGGTAGATTGGGTATGCGAAATCATGCAGATTGTATTTGTTATTTTAATTTGAGTTATACCGAGTATCTTACTTACAAGTATATATTTAAAAATGCAAAAAGAAGTACAACAGCAATTTAAAAGTGAATTTAAACAGCCTTTAGTATTTATTTGTGTGGCATTAATAGTTATAGGTTTTTTAGTATTTATTTTCTTAGGCATGACCGTGTCTAACTTTTAGGGGGCACTTCAAGCTTGGGAACCTTTCAAACAGCGACAAACACTGTTAAATCAGTGTTTGTCGCTGTTTTTATAGAAAATGACACTCTGTAACGCTGCGAAAAATAATTATAGATATACATGTATTTGCTAACTTGAGACTTTATAATATAAAAAAATTTTTTTCAT
The sequence above is a segment of the Solibacillus sp. FSL H8-0523 genome. Coding sequences within it:
- a CDS encoding 2OG-Fe(II) oxygenase, with the protein product MSKFFSDLPTKETTIFNHRGNKIITADKEIEILARFDEPLIVVLGSVLDHDECDALIELSKNHLKRSKIGSSRELSDIRTSSGAFLNVPDNEVIKRIEKRLASIIDIPTEHGEGLHILNYQPGQEYKEHYDYFASTSKAASNNRIATFVLYLNDVEEGGQTSFPKLNLSVSPKKGMAVYFEYFYNDSALNELTLHGGAPVIQGEKWIATQWIRRQKISNLD